A portion of the Punica granatum isolate Tunisia-2019 chromosome 7, ASM765513v2, whole genome shotgun sequence genome contains these proteins:
- the LOC116213355 gene encoding ribokinase-like, with product MASHSLPPLPEQRVIVGFGGTCLDYLAVVANFPKPDDKCRSRSMKIQGGGDAANTLTCTARLGLNPRLISKIADDMPGSSILRELEADGVDTSVLVVAKEGVTPFSYVIVDQKTNTRTCIFTPGHPPLKPDDLSPSNLEDAMRGASVVYFDGRLPYTAAFVAQEAARRNIPILLDAEKKREGLDDILVFARYAVCAAKFPQAWTEAPTIGSALVSMLLRLSKLKFVIVTLGAMGCIMLERIDTERPTEEVDVDSSLRSLEQRKDNTVTIPICILSEAMNMRAERIGTVHGKLFLGTAEKIPPSELVDTTGAGDAFIGAVLYGLCAEMPPEKMLPFAAKVAASCCRALGARTGLPHRTDPCLASFLQDGCIHNTTKCASTISD from the exons GTCAtc GTGGGCTTTGGTGGGACTTGCTTGGATTACCTTGCTGTTGTAGCAAATTTCCCGAAACCTGATGACAAATGTCGAAGCAGGAGCATGAAG ATTCAAGGTGGAGGAGATGCAGCAAATACTCTGACTTGCACAGCTCGTTTGGGCTTGAACCCGAGGCTCATTTCTAAG ATTGCCGACGACATGCCAGGCTCGAGTATACTGAGGGAACTAGAAGCCGATGGCGTAGATACTTCTGTTCTCGTG GTGGCTAAGGAGGGCGTGACACCGTTTTCCTATGTTATTGTTGATCAGAAAAC GAACACCCGGACTTGCATTTTCACCCCAGGACATCCTCCCCTGAAACCAGATGATCTTTCCCCATCGAACTTGGAAGATGCAATGAGAGGTGCAAGTGTTGTCTATTTCGATGGGAGGTTGCCTTACACCGCTGCCTTTGTTGCGCAAGAG GCTGCACGGAGGAATATACCTATTCTGCTAGACGCcgaaaagaagagagaaggaTTAGATGATATTTTGGTCTTTGCTCGTTACGCTGTTTGTGCAGCAAAATTTCCACAG GCTTGGACAGAGGCCCCAACGATCGGGAGTGCTCTCGTCTCAATGCTGTTGAGGTTGTCGAAATTgaaatttgtgattgtgaCTTTGGGTGCAATGGGTTGCATAATGCTCGAGAGAATCGATACTG AGCGGCCAACTGAAGAAGTCGATGTAGATAGCTCACTAAGGTCACTGGAGCAAAGAAAAGACAATACAGTTACCATCCCGATATGTATCTTGTCG GAAGCGATGAACATGAGAGCTGAAAGAATAGGGACAGTGCACGGGAAATTATTCTTGGGAACAGCAGAGAAGATACCGCCTTCTGAATTAGTCGACACGACTGGTGCCGGTGATGCTTTTATCGGGGCCGTCCTTTATG GCCTCTGTGCTGAAATGCCACCTGAAAAAATGTTGCCGTTTGCTGCAAAAGTG GCGGCTTCTTGCTGTAGAGCTCTCGGAGCCAGAACTGGTCTGCCACATCGAACAGATCCGTGCCTCGCCTCATTCCTGCAAGATGGGTGCATACATAACACGACTAAATGCGCTTCTACCATTTCTGATTGA
- the LOC116213705 gene encoding uncharacterized protein LOC116213705 produces the protein MGIENLHLNFVGSKQHSVSGRAGHSQEYTDTNGYRKDKRRFGQPSPLSWQANKSFIDHEWTRAPFIASSLVSMMLRLPKLKFAIVTLGEEGCVMLERSSDVGHQAEEADVDCLLEILKQQKDDSMIIPTCVASSVTKLRADGIGTVRGRLLLGTAEKIPLTELVDTAGAVDAFIGATLFGDPFIIFVEAICASMPPERMLPFAAQVAAANCRALGARTSLPYRTDPHLATFLS, from the exons ATGGGTATAGAAAACCTTCATCTGAACTTTGTGGGAAGTAAGCAGCATAGTGTTTCTGGGAGAGCAGGCCACTCGCAGGAATATACTGATACTAATGGATACAGAAAGGATAAGAGAAGGTTTGGACAGCCTTCTCCACTTAGCTGGCAAGCTAATAAATCTTTCATTGATCAC GAGTGGACTCGAGCTCCATTTATTGCGAGCTCACTTGTTTCTATGATGCTTAGACTGCCAAAACTGAAATTCGCCATCGTTACCTTGGGCGAAGAAGGATGCGTAATGCTCGAGAGGAGTAGTGATG TCGGTCATCAAGCAGAAGAAGCTGATGTGGACTGCTTGCTGGAAATTCTTAAACAGCAGAAAGATGATAGCATGATCATTCCAACATGTGTTGCATCG TCGGTGACAAAGTTAAGAGCTGACGGGATAGGGACCGTTAGAGGAAGGTTACTATTGGGAACAGCTGAGAAAATTCCGCTAACAGAACTCGTTGATACAGCCGGTGCAGTTGATGCATTTATAGGGGCTACTCTATTTGGTGATCCTTTCATTATTTTCGTAGAAG CTATATGCGCCAGCATGCCACCTGAAAGGATGCTGCCCTTTGCTGCTCAAGTG GCGGCTGCAAACTGCCGAGCTCTGGGGGCTCGGACTAGTCTCCCATACCGTACAGATCCACACCTCGCAACTTTCCTAAGTTAA